The Hippoglossus hippoglossus isolate fHipHip1 chromosome 21, fHipHip1.pri, whole genome shotgun sequence genomic sequence CTTCAtcttctgctccagctcagtGTTAGGACGCATCAGACAGTCGACCTGTGGGACAGAGAAAACTGGCAGAGCTGTTCAGAGGAAGGGATCAAGAAAAAgatgtaaacaaataaaaataaaaacctaatgAGAGAGGAAACACATCACTGCTTTCAGATCAAGGGTCTTTTAATAATTAGAGTTGTTTGAAGTTAGTTTAATCTGTGACCAGTATAGTTGTATTAGGCAGTTTTAAAAATACTACATATGGTtggatgaaaaaatatatatatatgataaaattatagttataataatgtgagtaatttatcatttatcactTTAACTACATGTTGGATTTTCGGTTTAAATACTGTTCAAACGTTTAATGCGTTATCCACACAAATGAGAATCGTAAGGAACTTGACCCagacttcacaataaaagaggCAACTTGAACTTTTGGGTCAAGATCCTTAAGATAAGTTGAAATTTAGCAAGATTTACAGGTAAGTAATAAAAGCACATCTTCACTGAGTTAAAGTTAGAAAATTGATGTCACTATTTGAGTCATTTAAGACTGGTTGGAAAAAGAGCTATGGCACTCAGAAGAGCGCAGACCTCTGTCAAGCTGGGGCGTAGTTTCCGGGGGTAATCAAAGGAGTTACCCCACCAATAATCTGAACCGGCCAGTATAACCCTGCTAAATAATTAGTTATAAAACCTGATTTGGTTTTCGTTATTCTATTTAaattgcagcagcaacaaacaaTAACTTGTTCATACCCTAATTTTATGATAGATACTTTGGCTGGTAGCTAGTTGGTATTATCTAATAAGTGTGAGGTATAAAGAGGTATTATTTCTATGAAATATCAAGCAATTATTCATTGATAAATTGTTTTAGGAACTATCCAAAGTATTTGACCATGTCATTGAATCTCAATCCCCTCGATGTTCAACccatttttcatcaagagccatgaattattccctgggaaattggtgaataTGTCAAATTAATGCCTCTTACAATGTTctagaaagtgaaaaaagtatTGATCTTCTCCTTTGTCTGTATCCATGCCAAAATGTAAttctttcttggtccatgtctcaCCCAAATTTTATCCAAATCCGTTCTATATTTTAATCACCAAAAACGTCCTTGAACGTTAAAGGAGGCCAAAGAACATCTCACTGTGGCTCCTCTTCTCTGCGTCTTCACACCCCAAACTCTCGccacgtctctctctcactaatTACTACAACCTGTCAGCCTCTCTCGGTTGCTGTGGCGACCGGCCGTCGTCATGGCAACCCCAGTGGTCTGACTGGCTCTGCGAGGGAGGGGAcggaaggaagggggggggggggggggggtcttatcATGCAGGAAGGTGAGATAAGAGTTAATTTCTTATAGAGCAGATAAAAAGAGGAGCTGGTCTCAGTCAGTGGAACAGTTATATCACAGGGAAATGGCGGTGAAGCTCAGAAGGCCAAAACTTTATCCAACATACGAGTGATTCATCTTTCACAGCTGTGAATCTTTGTATCGAGGTGAAGCAAAACCTGTAGCAGCCGTCTGGAGAAGCCCAGTTGGCCTCAAAATCTTACAAATCCAGACTGAgaatttatttcttcttccacCCATTTCAACTTTGATGAGCCTTTTTGAGACCACTATGTTTGCTATGTTAGCGTGGATTAATAAGAAAGTTCCACCCAAATTAATGATGTAATTTTATTgacaagatattttttttaatcattcaaaCCTTCCCTGAGAACAAACATATTGAATCTTACACTCTTTAAAACCAACGAGGATGTCACATGATACATTGAAAGCAGGATCTGACAAATCATCAAACTGATACAACAGAAAGAATTCAACATTAAAAACCTGcacaggaaaataacaaaagaacGTTTCAATTTCAAGAGTCAATCAGAAGTGTCCCGTTCATCGACAGCCACACTCGTCCACCACCATGTCCTGGTAATGCCGCAGCACCACGTTGTCGTTGTTGTCGTAATAGAGCATGGAGATGGGCGAGAGGCGGATGGGGACGCAGCAGGGCTGAGGCGTGCCGTGCGGGTCCAGGGAGTGCACCAGCGTCTGCAGGATGGCGTGGTTGGTGCCGTTCAGGCTCTCGCTGAGCGGGAACGGACACTCACCGTGGCAGTAGTTGGCCATGTAGCCCTGCGGAGCGATGATCCAGTCCTGCCAGCCCACATCCTTGAAGTCGATGTAGAGGCGTCGGGCCTTGCACACGTTGCTGGGGGTCACTGGGAGGTGGATGGCGCTTCTCCGCTGCCTGGAGCGACACTGGTGGGGGTTGAGGGACACGGCGACCAGTGAGGCCTGGATCAGCGGCAGGATGAGGGCTGGTTCCAATGGGAGCGAGTTACCGGGGTGAAACGGAAGAAGATCCTGTGGCTCTGCGCTGAGGGGAAGCAGCTCCAACACCAAACCGTAGTTGCGTCCCGGTTTGCGCCAGTTCTCGGCCAGCGAGGTGAGGTCCATGGTGATGGAGGTGGGTTCCGGCTGCAGCTGGACGGACTGGGACAGCAGGAGTCTGCGGTTGGCCTGTGGGTCGGCTCCTCTCAACGTGGTTCTCATGACTTTGTACAGAGACACGCCGAGGGCCCGGGGAGCCTGCAGGAGCTCTGCAGATCTGAAGGGTTTCCAGTGGAAGTTGACCTCCAGCTGAGCCAGAGACAGCAGCTCCACAGGCTGCAGGACGGACATGTTGAAGAAAAGCTGCTTCTCCACACAGGCctgacagctgctgctccaccctgACACCAGCCTGCCTGCAACACATCAGCCACATCAGTCTTTACAAGAGCCTCACTTTGTTTCAGGACTTTATTTAGGTTTTTACTTGAATGATGAagagtttgtccagtttgacTGATTTATTATAACTTTGACTGAATTTACTGTTAAAATTCACAGAACTTATTGATTACAATGCATTTCTTTAGTCACTTTAGtcacttaaaaaacaaatttacatCAAATTAAGGTTTTGTGTGAGTTTGATGGTTTGCTCTGCCTTATATAACATAAACAATATTCTGTAACTCATTACCTGTGTACTCATCATAGGTTTTGAGGCTTGTCAGTCTCAGAGTCTGACGTTACTTTACTTTTGGCTCTGCCTGAACACTATAAGGCCAGTTACACAcgaaaagtttaaaaatgtgtaattttcaAATCTAAATTGATAAACTCAATAGAGGGCCAGTCATCctcttataaaaccacatttaaatttgctagatttttatttaaatctgcaAATATCAGATTGTTTTCAAAAAGATCCAGTGACAATGAAATGATAAAGTTATCCTTGGATCTGCCCGCTTGTCGCAGTCAATGCCAATTTTGTATTGtgtacatgtttttgtttgtacaaGCTGTTCCAAATGAATTGCCCCTAGAGGGATAAATAAGTTGTTTGAATTGAATTAGGTCATCATCACAGATTTTTAACTCCTGTTTTCAAAGTAGAGAAAATGAGGCTTTTCTCTGTTGCTGCCCCCACAAGCTCTGAAATAGTCGATTTGCCCCACTATCgattcatttaaatcaaatttaaactCCTGCCTCTTAAATCCTGCTTTGAAGTCAACCTGATTCTGTTTGATGATTCTGCCTTTATTTTATCTGGTTTACTTTTATCTTAACTTCTGTGTCTTgaactttattttcctcttgCTTTGGATTCTATCATTGCTCTTCACATTCCTTTTTATCCACACTTGATTATTTTAAAGCCCTTTGGCTCAACTCTGGTTGATTTTTAATCTGAGCTGGGTAAAAAAATAATACCAATAATCACCACAATATCACTTGCAATAAAGTcctatatatgtgtgtatatatatatatatatatatatatatatatatatatatatatatatatatatatatatatatacacacacacacacacacacacacacacacacacacacacttgatgtACCTCAGATTTGAAACCACACATTCTCAAGCTCAGGAGCAAAAAGCAGTCTTTAAACCtagagaaataataatgtgacatttattgtgatggGCTGAGATGATAatgtttatcttgatataattgtTGGCCATATCTTCCAGCCCCTGACTAATCTGTGTGATTGTATCTTGCAGTAAAAACCAAATCATAATCCTACAAACCTCTTTGGCCCATGAGAAAACTTTAAACCAGTTACTTTATTACCTTGGTCCTGCACATATCGGATGATGTTGCCGCGGACTCCGTACTCAGACACCGTGCAGGGCTCGCTCTCCTGGGTGCGGAGGGTCTCGGACCTCCGGAACATCCTCCAGAGCGCGGAGGGGACGTGGCTCCGGGCctgcggctgctgcaggtggGTCCCTGCGGCCCGGGGCGGCCCGGAGAGCCCGAGGGAGCTGAGGAAGATCCGCTCCTggctcttcatctcctccacgTGTGAGAGATCACACACATCCAGAAAACACACCGCAAGCAGCAGAGGAGTCAGGTCAGGCCTCATGTCTGGTTTCACTGCTGCTCGTTCCTCACCTGCTCCAGATACACGCACCACGTTTGTTTTTACGCGTGAAACCTCCCGGTGTGCAGCTGCATAGTTAAGTTAATGAGGAGGTGAGAGGGTGGCAGACAGGCGGAGATAAGGTGAGGGGGGCGGGGACATGTGGAGATTGATATCAGAACTACAAACATACTGTCTGAACCACAAAATCACTGTCTGAACTACAAACATACTGTCTGAACTACAATACATACGGTTTaagtacaaacacactgtctgaaCTACAAAAATAATGTCTTAACTACAAACGTACTGTCTGaactacaaacacactgtctgaaCTACAAACATACTGTTTaagtacaaacacactgtctgaaCTACAAACATACTGTTTaagtacaaacacactgtctgaactacaaacacactgtctgaaCTACAAAAATAATGTCTGAACTACAAACGTACTGTCTGaactacaaacacactgtctgaaCTACAAACATACTGTTTaagtacaaacacactgtctgaactacaaacacactgtctgaaCTACAAACATACTGTTTAAGTACAAACATACTGTCTGAACTACAAACATACTGTCTGaactacaaacacactgtctgaactacaaacacactgtctgaactacaaacacactgtctgaactacaaacacactgtctgaaCTACAAACATACTGTCTGaactacaaacacactgtctgaaCTACAAACATACTGTCTGAACTACAAACATACTGTCTGAACTACAAACATACTGTCTGaactacaaacacactgtctgaaCTACAAACATACTGTCTGaactacaaacacactgtttaagtacaaacacactgtctgaaCTACAAACATACTGTCTGAACTACAAAAGTATTGTCTGAACTACAAAACACTTTGAACTACAAACACAATGTCAGAACGAAGTATTACAGTGAGACCCTAACCTCGGTGTGGGGCGTCTCAGCAGTGCAGGGTGTAATGTATGTTCAGTGTGATGGAAACCTCGGCTCAGAGGAGCCCTGATAACGCTGTATGTACTCCTGTAGTGAGGTTATGACACCACCTAGTGTCCATTGGAGGTACTTCTTTAGCAGCGCGTCTACTGTGTTTcataaataatacatgttttcCAAGTCATTGAGAATAAAGTAGCATTTTCCAACATGTTTTGATCTGTGAACGACGACAGCAGCCTCAGTGTGGATGCGTTCGTGTGAGCGGTTTCAAAGAAAGAGTAACCTTTCCATCTCAGACGGTTTCATATTATCGAGGCCTATCCTTTTAACGATGTTATGACCTCCTCAGGTTTTTCTTCCGTCCTACCTGGGAGATCATAAACTTAAACATAAAGATTAAACGCCATGAGATCATATTAGGGATGGCTGCCACTTTCCATCAGCACACAGGTGCAGATCGATAGCGGTGCAACAGTCCCCATCACTGACCCAGCTCGGCCTCTtaaacatccaacagtgtttagTAATCTTTATGAGACGTCCTTGTTTGATCTTGTTGCTGTTTAATGATGTGTACAGTTTGCATGGTGGGTGTcgctctgttgtttgtttcatggGACGTGGTTTGTGGGCGTGAATGTGAACATGCAGTGTGGTGAAACTGAATTTCTCCTTCCAGGACAAACTGGAACAGCAACTGTGGGTCAGACCTCGGAGCTCACTAATGCTCCATGGGCTGTGTCGAGGACTCTTTGATCCATCCTCACACATTTTATCTGTACACCATTAGGAGAAAAGAGCTTGTCtcattccacacatactcccttctctctcttcgcAGTACTCAAGGTCAGTTTATAGACAAAGGGCCAactagcagtacattgtagCGTCTACGCttagacagagaggcaccaaattCCAAGTCTTTTGTGTATTACACCAGTGGaaagacgtaaggacacaagCTGCTTTAGgtatgcatactttaggcttaactatccaataggatgtgaacacctacatgtaacatagagagtgacagcaattctagccactcgtggatgtgctgttagaatggaTAActcaagtagaggaagatatactgggaagctgtgggagacatcttcagactgggggggtgacaattgctccTGTTACTCTGTgagcgtttgtatattgttccaccttctggtctccttgatgcatcaagtctacattaaaaccttctgcataagacatcagctgctgcctgagttctcctttcaccagcttccagaaaacttccaaaACAGGCTGAATGGGAGGAAAAGTCTGCGCAGCCAGGTTATCAAAGTTCTGTGGAAGGTACAGATACACGATGTTCAAACTTATTCTGCAGtaaagatttattttgtcaaatCTGGTCCTGGATGCATGTtcactggaaataaaaaatgtgaatctTATAAGTGCTGTATTCCACCATAAGCTTTGTAGCATTAGTTGTGTCAAATTATGTCAAACTTTTGTCCCAGCTTTGGAAAATAACCTGCACAAATACATAAATCGCTCTATAAACCGTCCATTTACTATTCAATGCTCACAGCTTTGTTTTTGGGGTGTTTCACACTTCTCGTGCTATGATGCTGTCGCTAACATGCTGCTACAAACACCACACATTCAGTCAGTtccaagattttttttaatatagttgGCAATCAAAGATGATCTTGATTTGAATCATTATTTACAGATCAGTATGTACAGTGGTCAAACCGAGAGCACGAGGCTGTagttacactgtgtgtgtgtgtaggaggtgGGGGCAGAAGTAGCTGACATTCAtcctttcaaataaatgaatgaataaatcaaggaaaacaaaaaacttatTTCACTCATTCATTCGACGGCTAACGGTATGTGTGCATAGCTCAGACAAGGATttggcgacacacacacacacacaaacaaacgcacaaacaccactcacacagaataaatatacacacacagtatataaaCAATCCACTGATAGTTAAGACAACTGATAGACAATAATGTGCACGATGattcttatctcatcttatcttatctcatctgatctcaccaacacacccacacacacacactcatacagacCTTCACACATACACTAAACTACAGCTGAACAtatactcacacactcacacacacacacaacacactgctaGATTCAGCCCGAGCCTCTCAGGTCATCACTGGGTTTATATTTGAGATTTCATATCtgtgctgatgttttcatccGATTCTGACTAACTACATtgttgctttaaataaatagaaataaagttattaatcTCATTTCATCGAGCTGCGCGCAGAGCTGTGTTGTGATTAttagagagaggaagtgagatccCATCACAAGTTGTCACAGGAAACTCATCCAGGACACATTTTTAattccaggtgtgaacagacaaatTTAGAGTTGACCACTTGTGATCTTTATCATATTTCATGTGTAGGGAAGATAACTGTGGGCTAATCTGGCTGATATTATGAATTAAATTATTCTTCACTATACACCAGTGGGTATGTTTCCTGTGAGGACTGTGGATATGCTGTCTCCTCAGGTTTGTTAACCTGCCTGGTTTTGACTTGTATCATATCTGAAATGAAAGCCAGCAGCTTAATTAAGTGACTTCTCAAATATGAAAGCGGTGACAGGCTGACAGGCTCAGTGACAGCACGTACAGCTGGAAACACTCAGTCAAAGTTACAGCACTTGAACAGCTGATCGAGGCGTACACACATCTAGGGCTTTGGTGCATCATGGGACAATCAGGAGTGTTATTCTTCAGTTTGAAGGAGCACAGCAGTCGCCGATCTGATCGATCAgtccatatatatatttatatctttataaCTATAAATCCATCCAATGACCTATGTACAAAGTATGGCAAAGAAAAATCTTCATTTTAAGTTATCAGCAGATGTCATTGGCTCTTCACTGTCTTGTCCATTATGTCTCCAGTGATGTGAATGGTTCATGCTTGGGGGAGGGCGGGAGTCCATACCGGCAACCTGCAGAGGTCTTCGACATGGACTCATGGACCCGATCTGCCCCAGAGCAAAAGCTCAGCAGAGTCCATCCAGGGTCTCGGTTCAGTCCTGTAAGAGGAGGACGGGGAGTCTTCTCGCCACCAGGGTCATGTGGCGTTGACCTCCATGATGTGGTCGTCGCTGGAGGGCAGCACCAGGACCTGCCGTGCGTGGCTGTGGTTGAACGCCTGTCCGGGGCCGAAGGGCTCCAGCCGTGGCATGGCCACGCCTTTCTGCTGCTGGTCGGCACTGCCCACAGAATGGACGCTGCCCCGGCTCCGGATGCTCGCTGTGTCCCCCTGGTCGTCCAGCGTCTTGTCCAGCAGGGAC encodes the following:
- the gdf3 gene encoding protein DVR-1, giving the protein MRPDLTPLLLAVCFLDVCDLSHVEEMKSQERIFLSSLGLSGPPRAAGTHLQQPQARSHVPSALWRMFRRSETLRTQESEPCTVSEYGVRGNIIRYVQDQGRLVSGWSSSCQACVEKQLFFNMSVLQPVELLSLAQLEVNFHWKPFRSAELLQAPRALGVSLYKVMRTTLRGADPQANRRLLLSQSVQLQPEPTSITMDLTSLAENWRKPGRNYGLVLELLPLSAEPQDLLPFHPGNSLPLEPALILPLIQASLVAVSLNPHQCRSRQRRSAIHLPVTPSNVCKARRLYIDFKDVGWQDWIIAPQGYMANYCHGECPFPLSESLNGTNHAILQTLVHSLDPHGTPQPCCVPIRLSPISMLYYDNNDNVVLRHYQDMVVDECGCR